A single genomic interval of Halorubrum aethiopicum harbors:
- a CDS encoding SDR family oxidoreductase: protein MDLEIDGDAALVTASSSGLGRASAKALAREGADVLVNGRDPERLARAVEEIESVATGDVVGETADITEREELEGLVARAVDEFGRLDHLVTSAGGPPPFRPLETDDGEWYRTYDLLVMSVVRAVRAAAPHLRADGGGTIVNITSRTVKEAAPSNVLSSSVRMAVVGLEKTLSTELAPEVRANAVLPGSHETPRIEELIEYAVERGEIESYEAGVEARTEGVPLGRLGDPRELGDLVAYLSSPRSGFVNGQAVTIDGGAGSSTL from the coding sequence ATGGACCTGGAGATCGACGGCGACGCGGCGCTGGTGACGGCATCGAGCAGCGGCCTGGGACGGGCCTCGGCGAAGGCGCTCGCCCGCGAGGGCGCGGACGTGCTCGTCAACGGCCGCGACCCCGAGCGTCTGGCGCGGGCGGTCGAGGAGATCGAGTCGGTCGCGACGGGAGACGTCGTCGGCGAAACGGCCGACATCACCGAGCGGGAGGAACTCGAGGGACTCGTCGCGCGGGCCGTCGACGAGTTCGGCCGCCTCGACCACCTCGTCACGAGCGCCGGCGGGCCGCCGCCGTTTCGACCCCTGGAGACGGACGACGGGGAGTGGTACCGCACGTACGACCTGCTGGTGATGAGCGTCGTCCGGGCCGTCCGGGCGGCGGCCCCGCACCTCCGCGCCGACGGCGGCGGCACGATCGTGAACATCACCTCCAGGACGGTGAAGGAGGCCGCGCCGAGCAACGTCCTCTCGAGTTCCGTCCGCATGGCCGTCGTCGGCCTCGAGAAGACCCTCTCGACGGAGCTGGCACCGGAGGTGCGGGCGAACGCGGTCCTCCCCGGTTCACACGAGACGCCGCGGATCGAGGAGCTGATCGAGTACGCCGTCGAGCGCGGCGAGATCGAGAGCTACGAGGCCGGCGTCGAGGCGCGGACGGAGGGCGTTCCGCTCGGCCGTCTGGGCGACCCGAGGGAACTCGGCGACCTCGTGGCGTACCTCTCCTCGCCCCGGTCGGGCTTCGTTAACGGGCAGGCCGTGACGATCGACGGCGGCGCGGGCTCCTCGACGCTGTAG